One window of the Megalops cyprinoides isolate fMegCyp1 chromosome 2, fMegCyp1.pri, whole genome shotgun sequence genome contains the following:
- the LOC118770220 gene encoding TNFAIP3-interacting protein 1-like isoform X1: protein MSRESPNSTAEVVGSKPGLGITIPEDVQRRLGILETQKRELLEVNRKWDEQYRNMKKHYESKIMELRRKLAICDASAPEEEEPERKRTDLEERLLQAEQNTEAVLKRNSVVSADLLEAERQTRRLRLQNATLTRRGQHQESEIRRLNEVLREALLSTQDEARTRAEVLTHQLQIYEEDFLKERADRRRLRERNAELERRVAALRAELELARSQVTGTSPAAPKPWRPAPCSGCHGASRLSPAAGVNVCALSHQPVPPPPASCRNMCPPNVTPTTPAPPATSEALPLQTPLLETATALPGLPIRAKALQGLQRLQSTKRWALLFCKAIILKML from the exons ATGTCAAGAGAGTCTCCTAACAGCACCGCAGAG GTTGTAGGATCAAAGCCCGGTCTCGGCATCACGATCCCAGAGGACGTTCAGCGACGACTCGGCATTCTGGAAACGCAAAAGCGTGAg CTTCTCGAAGTCAACAGGAAATGGGATGAGCAGTACCGAAACATGAAGAAGCACTACGAATCCAAG ATTATGGAGTTGCGGAGGAAGCTCGCGATCTGTGACGCAAGTGCgcctgaggaagaggagcccGAGAGGAAGCGCACAGACCTCGAAGAGAGGCTGCTTCAGGCCGAGCAAAACACGGAGGCGGTGCTG AAACGAAACTCCGTGGTCAGTGCGGATTTACTGGAAGCTGAGAGGCAAACGCGGCGCCTGAGGCTGCAGAACGCAACTCTGACCAGGAGGGGGCAGCATCAGGAGAGCGAGATCAGGCGGCTCAACGAG GTACTCAGGGAAGCTCTGCTCTCCACGCAAGATGAGGCCAGGACACGGGCGGAGGTCCTGACGCATCAG CTGCAGATCTACGAGGAGGACTTCCTGAAGGAGAGGGCGGACCGCaggaggctgagggagagaaacgcggagctggagaggagggtggCCGCGCTCCGCGCCGAGCTGGAGCTGGCCAGGTCGCAG GTGACCGGGACATCCCCCGCTGCGCCCAAACCGTGGCGCCCAGCCCCCTGCAGTGGTTGCCATGGAGCCAGCCGTCTCTCTCCAGCTGCGGGGGTCAACGTTTGCGCCCTGTCCCATCAGCCCGTCCCCCCCCCACCGGCCTCCTGTCGCAACATGTGCCCCCCAAACGTCACCCCCACAACACCAGCGCCACCAG CCACCAGCGaagccctccctctccagacCCCCCTTCTCGAGACAGCCACGGCGCTCCCTGGACTCCCCATAAGAGCAAAG GCACTACAAGGGCTACAGAGACTACAGAGCACTAAGAGATGggctttgcttttttgtaaagcaataatattgaaaatgttataa
- the LOC118770220 gene encoding TNFAIP3-interacting protein 1-like isoform X2 produces the protein MSRESPNSTAEVVGSKPGLGITIPEDVQRRLGILETQKRELLEVNRKWDEQYRNMKKHYESKIMELRRKLAICDASAPEEEEPERKRTDLEERLLQAEQNTEAVLKRNSVVSADLLEAERQTRRLRLQNATLTRRGQHQESEIRRLNEVLREALLSTQDEARTRAEVLTHQLQIYEEDFLKERADRRRLRERNAELERRVAALRAELELARSQVTGTSPAAPKPWRPAPCSGCHGASRLSPAAGVNVCALSHQPVPPPPASCRNMCPPNVTPTTPAPPAQPPAKPSLSRPPFSRQPRRSLDSP, from the exons ATGTCAAGAGAGTCTCCTAACAGCACCGCAGAG GTTGTAGGATCAAAGCCCGGTCTCGGCATCACGATCCCAGAGGACGTTCAGCGACGACTCGGCATTCTGGAAACGCAAAAGCGTGAg CTTCTCGAAGTCAACAGGAAATGGGATGAGCAGTACCGAAACATGAAGAAGCACTACGAATCCAAG ATTATGGAGTTGCGGAGGAAGCTCGCGATCTGTGACGCAAGTGCgcctgaggaagaggagcccGAGAGGAAGCGCACAGACCTCGAAGAGAGGCTGCTTCAGGCCGAGCAAAACACGGAGGCGGTGCTG AAACGAAACTCCGTGGTCAGTGCGGATTTACTGGAAGCTGAGAGGCAAACGCGGCGCCTGAGGCTGCAGAACGCAACTCTGACCAGGAGGGGGCAGCATCAGGAGAGCGAGATCAGGCGGCTCAACGAG GTACTCAGGGAAGCTCTGCTCTCCACGCAAGATGAGGCCAGGACACGGGCGGAGGTCCTGACGCATCAG CTGCAGATCTACGAGGAGGACTTCCTGAAGGAGAGGGCGGACCGCaggaggctgagggagagaaacgcggagctggagaggagggtggCCGCGCTCCGCGCCGAGCTGGAGCTGGCCAGGTCGCAG GTGACCGGGACATCCCCCGCTGCGCCCAAACCGTGGCGCCCAGCCCCCTGCAGTGGTTGCCATGGAGCCAGCCGTCTCTCTCCAGCTGCGGGGGTCAACGTTTGCGCCCTGTCCCATCAGCCCGTCCCCCCCCCACCGGCCTCCTGTCGCAACATGTGCCCCCCAAACGTCACCCCCACAACACCAGCGCCACCAG CGCAGCCACCAGCGaagccctccctctccagacCCCCCTTCTCGAGACAGCCACGGCGCTCCCTGGACTCCCCATAA
- the ndnf gene encoding protein NDNF has product MRLFLLLLLLLGVGAQKLPTRDEGLFQMQVRDKALFHDSSAIPDGAEINSYLFRDTPKRYYFVVEEDNTPLSVTVTPCDAPLEWKLSLQELPEESSGGSGEPEPLDQQKLQVTVDEGTELFSYKGNDVESYVAASSPSGLYQLELLSTEKDSNFKVYATTTPESDQPYPELPYDPRVDVTSLGRTTVTLAWKPTPTGARLRQPVQYCVVINKEHNFKSLCAVEAKISADDTFMAAPKPGRDFSPFDFSHFGFPSENDFGKDRALAGSKALSNKVTRAYAARQKADIQKVCIGNKNIFTVSDLKPDTQYYFDVFAVNAATNMSTAYVGTFARTKEEAKQKTAELKDGKVADVFIKRKGSKFLRFAPVSSHQKVTFYVHSCLDSVQIQVRRDGKLVLSQNVEGVRQFQLRGKAKAKYLIRLRGSRKGASMLKILATTRPNKQPFPSLPEDTRIKAFDKLRTCTSVTVAWLGTQDRNKFCVYRRQVEDSFSEEQRRREQNQCAGPETRKKSEKVLCKYFHSPNLQKAVTTETIKGLEPGKSYLLDVYVVGHSGHSVKYQSKLVKTRKFC; this is encoded by the exons ATGAggctgttcctgctgctgctgctgctgcttgggGTAGGGGCGCAGAAGCTGCCCACTCGGGACGAGGGGCTGTTCCAGATGCAGGTGCGGGACAAGGCCCTGTTCCACGACTCCTCTGCCATCCCGGACGGAGCGGAGATCAACAGCTACCTCTTCAGGGACACGCCCAAAAG GTACTACTTTGTGGTGGAGGAAGACAACACACCgctgtctgtgactgtgacgCCCTGTGATGCTCCTCTTGAGTGGAAGCTCAGCCTGCAGGAGCTTCCGGAAGAATCCAGCGGAGGCTCAG GTGAGCCAGAGCCCCTGGACCAGCAGAAGCTGCAGGTGACGGTGGACGAGGGCACCGAGCTCTTCTCCTACAAGGGGAATGACGTGGAGTCCTACGTGGCCGCCAGTTCTCCCTCGGGCCTGTACCAACTGGAGCTGCTCTCCACCGAGAAGGACAGCAACTTCAAGGTGTACGCCACCACCACCCCGGAGTCAGACCAGCCCTACCCCGAGTTGCCGTACGACCCGCGGGTGGATGTCACCTCACTGGGCCGCACCACGGTGACGCTGGCCTGGAAGCCCACGCCCACGGGTGCACGGCTACGGCAGCCGGTGCAGTACTGCGTCGTCATCAACAAAGAGCACAACTTCAAGAGCCTGTGCGCGGTGGAGGCCAAGATCAGCGCCGATGACACCTTCATGGCAGCCCCAAAACCGGGCCGGGACTTCAGCCCCTTCGATTTCTCCCACTTCGGGTTCCCTTCGGAGAACGACTTTGGCAAGGACCGTGCCCTCGCTGGCAGCAAGGCCCTGAGCAACAAGGTGACCCGCGCGTATGCTGCCAGGCAGAAGGCCGACATCCAGAAGGTCTGCATCGGGAACAAGAACATCTTCACTGTGTCTGACCTCAAGCCCGACACGCAGTACTACTTTGACGTCTTTGCCGTCAACGCTGCCACCAACATGAGCACAGCCTACGTGGGCACCTTCGCCCGGACCAAGGAGGAGGCCAAGCAGAAGACTGCTGAGCTGAAGGACGGCAAGGTGGCCGATGTCTTCATCAAGAGGAAGGGCAGCAAGTTCCTCCGGTTTGCGCCCGTGTCCTCGCACCAGAAGGTCACCTTTTACGTCCACTCCTGCCTGGACTCCGTCCAGATCCAGGTGAGGAGGGACGGGAAGCTGGTGCTGTCCCAGAACGTGGAGGGGGTACGGCAGTTCCAGCTGAGAGGGAAGGCCAAGGCCAAGTACCTGATACGCCTGCGGGGGAGCCGCAAAGGGGCGTCCATGCTGAAGATCCTGGCCACTACCAGGCCCAACAAGCAgcccttcccctccctgcccGAGGATACCCGCATCAAGGCCTTCGACAAGCTGCGCACCTGCACCTCCGTCACCGTGGCCTGGCTGGGCACGCAGGACCGCAACAAGTTCTGCGTCTACCGGCGGCAGGTGGAGGACAGCTTTAGCGAGGAGCAGCGCAGGCGGGAACAGAACCAGTGCGCGGGGCCTGAGACCCGCAAGAAGTCCGAGAAGGTCCTCTGCAAGTACTTCCACAGCCCCAACCTCCAGAAGGCCGTCACCACCGAGACGATAAAGGGGCTGGAGCCAGGGAAGTCCTACCTGCTGGACGTTTACGTGGTGGGGCACAGCGGCCATTCGGTCAAGTACCAGAGCAAACTGGTGAAAACCAGGAAGTTTTGTTAA